The following proteins come from a genomic window of Nostoc sp. TCL26-01:
- a CDS encoding metallophosphoesterase, whose protein sequence is MKINRRQFLFLSSLSAFGSGLVVGKLAFFNSRSPDFATAATPKKDLILRFVSVADTGTGAKGQYAVARAMTLYHQRNPYDLVVLAGDNIYNNGEISKIKAVFERPYQDLLKRGVKFQACLGNHDIRTENGEPQIRYAGFNMNGQRYYTFSRDSIQFFALDTNSNADWTNQLSWLEKELSSSKAPWKVVFGHHPIYSSGVYGSNPDFIKTFTPLFQKYGVQLYINGHEHSYERTSVIDGTTYLICGAGAGNRPVGRSQWTEYSTSDLSFAAYEVYPDRIELSAIATNHKVFDGGVISLKTRL, encoded by the coding sequence ATGAAAATCAACCGTCGGCAATTTTTATTTTTAAGTAGCCTCAGCGCTTTTGGTTCTGGATTAGTAGTGGGAAAATTGGCTTTTTTCAATAGTCGTAGTCCAGATTTTGCTACCGCCGCAACACCAAAGAAAGACTTAATCTTACGTTTTGTGTCTGTAGCTGATACTGGGACTGGCGCAAAAGGACAGTATGCTGTAGCCAGAGCCATGACACTTTATCATCAGCGCAATCCATATGATCTGGTAGTTTTAGCTGGTGATAATATTTACAATAATGGCGAAATTAGCAAAATCAAAGCAGTGTTTGAACGTCCTTATCAGGATTTGCTCAAACGGGGTGTGAAATTTCAAGCTTGTTTAGGTAATCACGATATTCGGACGGAGAATGGTGAGCCACAAATCCGTTATGCTGGCTTTAATATGAACGGTCAGCGTTATTATACATTTAGTCGGGATAGCATCCAATTTTTTGCTCTTGATACTAACAGTAATGCTGACTGGACAAACCAGCTATCTTGGTTGGAAAAAGAACTAAGTAGTAGCAAGGCTCCTTGGAAAGTAGTATTTGGTCATCATCCGATTTATTCATCGGGTGTGTATGGGAGCAATCCAGATTTTATTAAAACTTTCACGCCCTTATTTCAAAAGTATGGTGTACAACTTTACATCAATGGACATGAACATAGTTATGAACGTACTAGTGTCATTGATGGCACAACTTATTTAATTTGTGGTGCAGGTGCAGGTAATCGTCCTGTCGGACGTTCCCAGTGGACAGAGTATTCTACCAGCGATTTAAGTTTTGCTGCGTATGAGGTGTATCCAGACAGAATAGAGTTGAGTGCGATCGCTACTAATCATAAAGTCTTTGATGGCGGTGTTATTAGCTTAAAAACTAGGCTTTAA